From Stenotrophomonas maltophilia, a single genomic window includes:
- the smqnr gene encoding SmQnr family pentapeptide repeat protein, which yields MSPTIHHKLRIGADQYTGQKVVDQQFQQCDFSGADLTATEFINCSFYDADSRSGCRFNGATLKEASFRGCDISMCHFNFIKALGLEISECRAQGADFSNASFMNQITTRSGFCSGFIKKSNLRYANFSRVTLEKCELWENRWDGANVSGASFAGSDLSGGQFEGIDWNSANFTDCDLTNSELGELDVRSTNLRGATLDVQQVALLMQRIGITVVP from the coding sequence ATGTCCCCCACCATTCACCACAAGCTGCGCATCGGCGCCGACCAGTACACCGGCCAGAAAGTGGTCGACCAGCAGTTCCAGCAATGCGATTTTTCCGGCGCGGACCTGACCGCGACCGAGTTCATCAACTGTAGTTTCTACGACGCCGACAGCCGCAGCGGTTGCCGCTTCAACGGCGCCACGCTGAAGGAAGCCAGCTTCCGTGGCTGCGACATCAGCATGTGCCACTTCAACTTCATCAAGGCGCTGGGCCTGGAGATCAGCGAATGCCGCGCGCAGGGCGCGGATTTCAGCAATGCCAGCTTCATGAACCAGATCACCACGCGCAGCGGGTTCTGCAGCGGCTTCATCAAGAAGTCGAACCTGCGCTACGCGAACTTCTCGCGGGTGACGCTGGAGAAGTGCGAACTGTGGGAGAACCGCTGGGACGGCGCCAATGTGAGCGGCGCCAGTTTCGCCGGCTCGGACCTGTCCGGTGGCCAGTTCGAGGGCATCGACTGGAACAGCGCCAATTTCACCGATTGCGACCTGACCAATTCCGAGTTGGGTGAGCTTGACGTGCGCAGCACCAACCTGCGCGGCGCGACATTGGACGTGCAGCAGGTGGCGCTGTTGATGCAGCGCATCGGCATCACCGTGGTGCCGTGA